The region GTAATTAATTGTAAAGACAGTCGAGGGAGTTCTAGCTAATCAATAATCCATCAACATTCAGTTAATATTTAATCAACTTTCATCATTATTTGCTCAATCCATGACTTGTgataacagtaaataaacagtaaatattaTCAATAGCTTTTGGAACAAAGGTAATTAGaaaagacaaagttttaaaaacccaaaataaatacagaataaattatttttattccaaTTCCACCCCTTTCTTTTCATGTTAGGATTGTTtaccacaaaaacaaacaagtatACAGAAACaatgagcaaaaataattagaaTTAAAGTGGGATGTTGATTtcacactaaaaaaaaagaatgcaaaaaaaaaaagcataattaTAATACATGCTTAGACCAAcatcataatttaaaaaatagtagTGTCATATATTCTCTTTGCATTTCAGTGACAGCAGCCTTTGTTGCTATTAACCTGGACAGTAAACACATAACTGGACAATTTACCTAGTCATTACTGTGGGAAGAAATTACTGCAGTTAGGGCCAAAGTCATACACAGACTTGTCTCTTGGGCAAACACCTAATTTTCACAGAAATACTAACTAGGACCTTTTAAAAAGTGATTCTTATTATACCTTGTTTCATCCATGGATATTTACTGGTATGGTGGTGTTGCCTCAGCAAGGAACTAAACCATGCTTTGGCACATGAAAGGCAGAGGTGTTATCCACTACAATCTTCCACCTGCCATTATACACTAAGAATAATGCAATtaatgaaatgggacacactgCAGCAACTGCACCAGAGGCTAAGGTCACTATGCCTATGCCAGATAGGGGCTAGAGGGGTTTggggagaaaaaataaaataaaataaaataaatagccCCAtcattggaactgtgttctctgtcaTGATAGAAATCCAGCCAAAATCTTTGGTATGAGTTCAAGTGATGTTTGTGACCCAGACTTAATCATTAATCAGTAACCCTAGTAACAATAAACAGCAAATAATCTCGATTCCATCCGTCATCAATTCCCTGACTCActtcatgaaaataaaataggaaacaagaggtttttttttttaagtgcagTATTTCTACCAACATTTTCTTTGCATATGTTTAGGGAAACAGTCATATTcttattcttcttattattactgttattattactaaGTGTCCTGGttgcatttttgtgtgtttgtttccccTATTTTTGGGGAAATAATATTTGTCAAAACAAGCAGTCTCTCAATCCTGTCCACACATTTTAactagattaaaaaaaaggcaaacCCAGGGAGAGTAATGAACATCACAAGCCTTGTAGACTCTCTGAATGTTTGTGCTTTGAGAGTAAACTCCCACTTTTTCATTTATAGTACAACTACAGTACATTCCtcggatttttaaatgtttagacTTTTCAAATACAGCTGTTTTACTCAACTGCGGGTTCAAATActattaaaaatacatgtagaAACTACTGATATAGAGCTTCAAATTGAGGCTCTTTATGGTCTTTCACTGTTTGTTTTGGCAAAATAATttcaataataattttaattgaatttatccattatttaaaaaaaaaagtaatctgGGGATGCCACAGCTATACACAAAGTCAAAGAGCGTATTCCGGACTCACTCTTTGGACGAAGCATGGCTCCCCCTTTCCCAACCTCTCTGTGTATTACTGCGTCCGCTTACTGGCTCAGTAGAACTGatatttagtgttctcctccaagggTGCTGAGCTATCAAATGATGCCCAATGCATCAGGAATAAATTTTCCTAAAAATATAAGTATTGTAAACAGGTCTCTGACTCAGAAATATTAAATCTTCATTTGGAAACATTCCCATTTTGTCATTTACTCATAAATCTTTGACAAATAAGGACTTACATGCCAGGTGCAATTTTTAGgaggggaaagaaaaaacaaacaaacaaaaaaaaacagggtatTTTTCACAAGtgctttgcattttttttaaacacagagaaaacacatccAATATTACTTTCTATAATAGCTTTTGGGTATTTAGTTACCATCTTTTACCCTGCTCCCTGTTCACTTTCATATTCTTTCATCGCTTATGTTTTATGCATGTTATCAGCTAAACCAAACAAATCAGAAAAGAAATTGAGGGTGGTGTATAATTCCAATCAAAGTGTGTTGCCACCTTTTTTTGCGTGCCTTTTCATGCTACGGTTACCAAGAATTCTGAGTTCTGTTTGGTCAGCCTGAGCTTTTAACATATTCGTCAAAACAGATAAATTAAGCTGACTGTTTTAGTTTCAGTCACAGACTGTTTTAGACTTGGTGTGAAAGATGGCATTAATCTTTGAGtgctcattttaaaaaatctgtttGGCCATAAAAACTGGACCTGGTGTGAATTGGTCGTAAGGTGGATGTTTAAAACAGTGAATGCTACTAAGAAGTCTCCATTGGCGATCAAAAACGTTTGGTTTGGTAGAACTTGTTAAGGCATGGCTGACTGTCCACATACATTCAACCAGGTCAGGTTCTCTGAAGGATTAGAACTTACAGTCAAATGACAGAGTTCCTCTAGACATTCAGACAAACATGAAGCACATGACGGAAGTAGCAAACATCAGGTTTGGGGAATACACTGTAAATGTACATCTTAGTAAGGGACATCATTATAAATCTCCTTAcgatattaaatattttttctttctgagACTATTTCGGGAACATTAATGTGctattcaacttatttctaaaCATTTTCCTTGGaataatacaaacaaaataaatgtttgaagTAAGCTGAATAAACTTATTTTTACAACAATCTCAGAATGAGAAAAACCTCTTATATTTTGACAAGAATTCAGATGAACTGACTTAACAAGgttttttgcagtgtgtgtgatatGATCTGTTGGGGGGGAAAAGGCACCGGAAAATCTCTAAAACAGACATTAGACATTCCAGCATTTcagaaaaatacaaatctaAAAAACTGACTATATTTGGACACCTTTTTTGGGAAAATAATTCTCAGAAATTGTTTAGAAAAAGTCTCCTGCAATTATACACTTTTAGCATTATTTGTattcttacaaaaaaaaatcaataattaaAAGAACAAGGTTCAGGCTGTCTGAACAGAGTCTGAACAGAGACCTTACATTAACTCTTTCTGCTGATTTTGAGGATTGATTCTGCTTCAGaaaccacaccacactcttGGCTTGAAGTTGGCATCTTAGCGCGAAAATAGACAGCAGCTAAATTAAACCTTAGTTTTCAGAGTTTTTAGAAGCTGTGCTCTACATATTTTGTCTCTGAGGGATGCTGAAATGCTTCTAAATAAAAGTTCAcatgagaaaaaagaaacaaatattacaaaatcaACACATCACAGTGCTCAGCCCGTAGTTATAAAGGTTGATGGGAAatgtagtctctctctctctctctctgtatctcttttCTCAGAGTTTCAAATATGTCAATGGGAGTCAACCCGGCTGTACATCACTCGGGCCCCTGACAACGACTGCCATGGCAACCAGCTCCCTGGCAACCAGCTCCATAGCAGTGGCAGTTGCAGCGGCAGTTGGTAATTGCGAGGGACAATGCCCTGGACATTTTGCTCAAAGTATAAAAAGAGCCGGAACCACCAGACCCGAGAGAACGGGTTCCCCTGGGAACTCTGCTTCAATAACTGCAgatgaaaaaaacaaagggaaattgccacataaaatatataaaatgttacatATTAAAGACTAATAATGCAAGTGTTATTTAACTAAGTATTTCCTGTCAATTAAACATCAGGCTTGTTATTTTCAAGAGTATTTTTTAAGTTAGGTTTGTAATTGTCACAACATACTGGTGTTTTCTTGTTTATGATTGGTCAAACTCATTTACAAGCAGTGCTTAACTCAATGAATTTGCCAAATTGcacaaaaagtaaataaataaataagtgtatatatatatatatatatatatatatatatatatatatatatatatatatatatatatatatatatatatacatacacatatatatatacacatatatacatacatacatacacatacacacacacaggtagtaaaattagaatatcatgaaaaagtggatttatttcagtaattccattcaaaaagtgaaacttgtatattatactcattcattacacacagactgatatatttcaagtgtttatttcttttaatttgatgattataactgacaactaatgaaaaccccaaattctgtgtgtgtgtacatatatattatatataatatatatatatatatatatatacacacacacacacacataatgtatattatataatatatattataatgcactttgttattatcattaatatctcagatttaaaatgttaaatgttaatgttaactCTGCTCCACATCTCATATCCTATTTGTTTTTCTaaacatcctttcagaccaatTGTACCCAGATGTTCTTCTCAGTGTCCTCTTCTCATAGGATGGAAACAAAGAGCTATGGATTTGTTCAGATCTCAAGGGAGAGTGAAGCTTGATTTACTTCCTTTAAATGTTGTGTATGTGATGGGGTGGTATTTGGTGCAACACTAGGTCTTGGTGTTTATTATGGGTCCCCATAAGAGGTCTCAGCCTGGACTCACCTGCTGATTAGCCATGGTGTGATACCACCAGAACAGGCGTGTAGTGATAAAGTAAGCAACCACCACATCCACTGTGTAGTGATCATGAGCCAGAAGAATACAGAAGATTCCCACTGCGCTCAAACATAGACAAATCCAGTGATAGCACCAGAACCTCCGTGGAGAATCTgttcacacatatacacagaataaaaaaaattatttctcgATTTCAAGTTAGAGCCTCAACCAAACCACAGATGGCAATTTTATTGGGTAATTTTAATTATGTGGAATACATTACCTAAATCAACTTCTAAAATCACCAATAATGAACTGGTAATAATAGTCTTTAGTAATTAGTTTTGCAGGAAAATGATTGTAGCATGCATTTTATCGACAGTAGTACAGACCTACCTTAGACAATGATAATTAAACTAATATTAGTCATTAAAGCACGGTTTAACAAAAgtaaaaaattcaaaataaatattaaatcttCATATTATCATCAGGTATTATCAGAAATACTGAAACTATTAGGCCTTCAGTTTATTATTGTACTTACCACACAACAATCATTCATGTCCTATGATAGTGTGTACAtacaataattacaataataatcataataatttgGCATAAGAACCATTAGTTTAAAGGTTTTCTTTTTAACTCAAACTAAGGCAAAAATCTATTGCCACTAGGTGGCAGTGTCAGCCGCAATTTAGTCCCATATGGTAAAACCCAGTATTAGAGTCGTTGCTAAACCCCCATCTTAAAGCAACAGTCAGAGAATCCACCGTCCAAAATATTTTGATTCTAAAAGAAAACGACAATAGTTGGTAAATTATTCAAGGAAGACTCACACTCTTTAATGAATAGATACGTTAGTGTCAGCATTACTGTGTGACCACTGTACAGATAATCTCCACACATCGTGTGAGATCCAGTTATTGACAGACCACCACCAGAGATCATCTTCATAATCCTCCTCATTTGTGCCTCATAGTCTCCAAACAGCTataatacacagagagagagagagagagagagagagagagaaaaccttcAATAAAATTTATTATGGTTAAATTTGTCATGATCAATAGTGTTTAACCAACAGGATTTAACCccaaagtttggacacattttgaaatatgaaattttaaaaggacatttattttaatggattatattccatttaaattattttttaaaacaggttAATATTTTCCACACCTAAGTGCACACAAAGTGTGAGATTGTGGGAGGATTGTGAGCAGTATCAACATGACTCACTGCAGGAAGCTTTACCTTTGGGGAGCATTTGAAGTGCATTCCTGGGACAGGTAAAGTGGTGACATACATGGTCACGCACCGGTACAGATACAGTGTCCCAACAATGAAGAAAAAACGACGGCCAACTATAGACCTAGAAAATGCAGagttaaacacagagacaaGAAGAGTTAACACACTCATGGACAATTTTAAAGCAGGTTTAATCCTAGGCTAAATAAGTGTAATACACGGAGAGCTGAGGATCAGGGGGAGTGCTGGGGTGGAATGTTAAATGGCGCTGAGAATTTTAAAGTGCATTATACTGAGTAACAAAACATCTACAATTCACATTGATACACACCTACTATTACACTCAACGTAACATTTTAACTTCTTTTCAGTTTAGAAACATTTCTGGGACAAATCTTTAAATCCAAATAACAGCTACAGTCGGGCACAAAAGATTCAAACATTCTACTAAAGCTAATATGGAattttattattcagtagtaatTCTTGAGACAGACCTGTGTTTGAGGAGGAGCCACTGGACAATCCACAAGGCAACCAACAGCATGCCAATCATTTCACAGATGGAGAAGGCCCACTGGACACGGTCAAACAGGTCGAAGAACTTGTCTGGCAGAGGAGGAGATTCCTTTTTGGACGGAACTCGTTCATGCACCACAGAGATCACCACAGACGTCGTGACAAAGCAGCACAAAGCATAGAGGAAGGACAAGGCTGTTTTGGGCCACTCTGTTGGAAAATGTGAGCGTTCCTGTTTGGACGGTAGGGGGATGTGGATACGAACAGCTTCTGAGTGGAATGCATTTTTCGACCCTCCGTTGAGGACCTTTCCGTTGCTGGCTGTCCCATTTCCAATGTGCCCGTTGGCATGATGACTGCTGTGGTTAACACTCTTGTGGACTTCCATGTGGTTGGAAATCCGCAGTGTTTCCACGCGTTCCAGCAGCTGGCGGCCATTATCCCCAGTCACTTTCGATAGAGGAGGGTTTCCAAAATCCAACTCTGAGAGCTGTAATAGGGCACGTCCGTCATAATTACGGAGGGCTTCTGAATATTCCGGCATTCCCTCCTCCACCAACCACTCAGAAACCTCTGCTGCCGACCACAGCCCCACCTCCTTCATGGCAGAGGATGGTGTAGTTGAAGTTGGAGGGGAGACTAAATGGAGGTGACTACACTCACACTTAACAATTTAGTCCCCAGACAGTGGTCATGATGCCACTGGGACCCTAACCCTTACCCCACAGTTTTTAAATTCAGAAATGGAACAGACTTTAGGTTACTAACTCCTTTGGGAATTCCTGCCGCATTCAGTGctgcaaaaacaaaaccaaaaggaAACAGTTACATACACGAGTTTGGGGTGGTTGAAAGCTTAAAAGATTGCAAAACTCAACATATCTTCAGAAAGTAACCATACATTTTGCTAACCTACAATTTTTTTACAATGAGAAATGGAACAAGTCTTTGTAGTTAGCTAACGCTCAGTTCTTCTTTAATTTCTTGGAAGCTAATGCCCAGAATTTCTTTTCAGAAGACCAATGCtgcaaaaactaaaacaaaccaAGTTCAGTTAAATGTCCACTGTCCAAATGAAAGTATGCATCTAAAAaacagtaattttacaggagaaggatgAACCCTTCTTAACCTTCTATGGTAGTCAATTTATAAAACTATTATTCCAAGTAAATTTGGAGCTTTCTTTTGGTCCAATTATCCTGCAATGTGAAGGACCGCTGTGTTCTGTGTGATGTAGTAAAATTgacacatgtttttctttgggcagTGATGATGATATACAAACCTGAATTGGTAGATAAATAAAGAATAGTATGTATAATGCTCAATTAAAAACTCTATAAGAAAGGATAAGCTGAAGCATAGCTTCAACCCTATCACAAGATTATATATGAATAAGCACAGCAAAATCAACATCTCCAAATATCTTTGTAATAATGAGAATCAttcacaggataagatgtaaaatgtcgtatgccaatccattagagcttcacacaggGCCAACCCACTCCCTTCATTTAATCCCTTCCTACCATTTCAATTCAATTACTTACCATTAGGGGACTGGTACAATTTGGATCCACCTGGccgacctttttttttttattattttttttttttaatgtatttggtgtatatttatttacctATTTATTTGGTGTATAATGTATAGTTTCATCATGAGCTGTGCTACCAGAAAGGGGACTTGCATAACTCATTTTATTCCCTTTCATGTACACAAGTTCAGATATGACAACAATACCACTGACACTTAAGACAAAattatacttaaaaaaaaaaaagacgttttGATCAAAGACGATAATTTGTGGTCAAACGTGTCAATTGACACATGAGAAAGTTTCGAAGCTCCAGTATCCTGTGTGGTCACACAGTTTAGAAACAGTCTCAGTGCTATGCAACAAAGTGAGAGGGGAGGGCAAATTATTTTCGAGTAAAGATCTGAGAAGAAGTCCCCTCTGATCATTACAACCACATCTCAGTTCGTCAAAATCACACACTAAGAAGTTATTtccaagacaaaaaaaataaaaaataaaaatcccctTAAATGTGGCTTAGATGTAATTTAGATGTATGCCTTAATTGGTTAGAATTTTGGATTTCATAACAATAATCTACAGATCATTTTTACTGAATATATGAACTGAAAATTCTTACAATGAAAGAAGAAAGACCCACAACTAAAGACAGACTTAAACAATTACAAACTTCTTTCCCCTTACTCCACTACACCTCACTGTgggtaaatttatttatttatttattttaggttTTGGAAGAATGGCCCACTCAGAACAATGCTAACCTCTGGTGACTAAAGTATCAAAACTAAGTAGTTTTCTCCTCCACACATGCTGTGCCCTAATGGCAATGTGTAGGTGACAGTACATGAGGTCCTTCAGTCCTGATGCACCATCacagacactgttttttttttttttttgcacttttaTACACGGAGATTTCCCCTGGATCTTTTCATGGCATCATTGCAAAACCTAAGCCTTTGTTGTATGCTCATTTTAGACCCCTGTCACCGGTTAAACTGCTATTTGTGGAACTTTCCAGAACAGAACATGCATTGTtgattatatttacaaaatacaattattAAGTTTGcaattaaaaacttttttttttttttgcatatttatcagttatttaaaaaaattaagcttcttaaaaatgacagtttgtTCTTTTTAACAAGCTCTTTCTAACAATGTCAAAAGTAAagctcagaacactcagagggaaATCACTCACAGCTCACTTTTGATACAGCAGCCAAACAGGAGCCAGTCAAATGAGTTGTATGAggacatttgtttttgtgaaatttCTGCTTCCCTTTACAGTTTTCAGGCTTTCAAACAAGAGAGGAAAGGCTTGTGAAATTTTAACAGTAACACAGCTTCTTTAGCCACATGGTAAGACATGGTGTCTTTATTGATTCATAAATGATCACATCCATATCCTTTTTCTCTACACTGCAGGAGAAGGGGTGACAGGGAAAGACAGGAGGGAAGGGAGGGGGTTTGTTTGTGAAGTAAGGAATCAAACAAGTAAATTAAAAGATAAAGAAAAGGGAAACAATTGCTAATTTAGTAATGTAACATGGACCTTTGGGCATTCAGTCAGATTATGACGTAACGGgagaaaaacacagacagagggcaagagagagagcgagaaaaagATATGAATGATTTTATGACTCAAAGTGTGAAACAGAAAATTGAAaagataaattaattttatatatatacacacacacacacacacacaacgtgaAATAGTGAAAGAAAAGAGGAACAAATGGGGAGAGAGTGAAGAGATAGTTGGGAACAGAGGAAAGGGTAGTagagagaaaggcagaaatgaaaaaagacagTGTTGGCAAATctgtgttgagagagagagagatagatattGGAGTGCAGGGTCAGCAATGTGACACTTATCTTCATTGGGCGAAacacatgcttttcaaagtACAAGTACTTTTTCTCGCACATAACTGCTGACACAGAGACATAAATGTTCATAAAATGTAGATATATGGACAAGATCCTCACTTTTACAATTGCActt is a window of Hoplias malabaricus isolate fHopMal1 chromosome 1, fHopMal1.hap1, whole genome shotgun sequence DNA encoding:
- the sgms1a gene encoding phosphatidylcholine:ceramide cholinephosphotransferase 1, with product MKEVGLWSAAEVSEWLVEEGMPEYSEALRNYDGRALLQLSELDFGNPPLSKVTGDNGRQLLERVETLRISNHMEVHKSVNHSSHHANGHIGNGTASNGKVLNGGSKNAFHSEAVRIHIPLPSKQERSHFPTEWPKTALSFLYALCCFVTTSVVISVVHERVPSKKESPPLPDKFFDLFDRVQWAFSICEMIGMLLVALWIVQWLLLKHRSIVGRRFFFIVGTLYLYRCVTMYVTTLPVPGMHFKCSPKLFGDYEAQMRRIMKMISGGGLSITGSHTMCGDYLYSGHTVMLTLTYLFIKEYSPRRFWCYHWICLCLSAVGIFCILLAHDHYTVDVVVAYFITTRLFWWYHTMANQQLLKQSSQGNPFSRVWWFRLFLYFEQNVQGIVPRNYQLPLQLPLLWSWLPGSWLPWQSLSGARVMYSRVDSH